A single Limanda limanda chromosome 19, fLimLim1.1, whole genome shotgun sequence DNA region contains:
- the LOC133026063 gene encoding sodium-dependent neutral amino acid transporter B(0)AT1-like, whose product MKLKLPNPGLDDRIPSHEDLERMEKEEAEGSDRPKWDNKAQYLLTCVGFCVGLGNVWRFPYLCQSHGGGAFMIPFLILLVLEGIPLLHLEFAIGQRLRKGSVGVWRSINPLLTGIGVASLLVSLLVGMYYNTIMAWIMWYLFNSFQDPLPWSQCPLNANRTGVVEECARSSTVDYFWYRETLNTSTAIDESGGLQWWIVLSLVAAWSLLYVCCIRGIETSGKAVYVTSTLPYLVLTIFLVRGLTLKGSFEGIKFLFTPDVNELMNPSTWLDAGAQVFYSFSLAFGGLISFSSYNSVHNNCEQDAVLISLINGCTSVYAATVIYSIIGFRAMQNFDDCIADNVLQLLNTFNYPEDSITGSNYYEALTHLNQTQPLVIQGLHLETCDMQVFLSQGVEGTGLAFIVFTEAIIKMPFSPLWAVLFFVMLFCLGLSTMFGNIEGVVVPLQDLGVLPRSWPKEVFCGLTCLGSLLLGLIFAQRSGNYWLALFDSFAGSIPLLVIGLCEMISVVYIYGIDRFNKDIEFMIGHKPNIFWQVTWRFVSPLIMVVILVFYVVTQVTQSPTYLVWDETAENFPTLEARSFPSWIYIIIFILAGIPCLSIPGFALYKFIQRKCCKQNDYSEKTVDSISATVAMSEKIKY is encoded by the exons ATGAAGCTGAAACTTCCAAACCCAGGACTGGATGACCGGATCCCCTCTCATGAGGACTTGGAGAggatggagaaagaggaggcagaAGGGAGCGACCGGCCCAAATGGGACAACAAAGCCCAGTACCTGCTCACCTGTGTCGGCTTCTGTGTGGGACTGGGCAACGTCTGGAGGTTCCCTTACCTGTGTCAGAGTCATGGAGGAG GAGCGTTTATGATCCCGTTCCTTATCCTGCTGGTTCTGGAAGGAATCCCGCTGCTGCACCTGGAGTTCGCCATCGGTCAGCGTCTTAGGAAAGGCAGCGTCGGAGTATGGAGGTCAATCAACCCCCTTCTGACTGGAATCG GTGTTGCATCCTTGCTTGTCTCCCTTTTGGTGGGTATGTACTACAACACCATCATGGCCTGGATCATGTGGTATCTCTTCAACTCCTTCCAAGATCCTTTGCCCTGGAGCCAGTGTCCTCTCAATGCTAACAGGACAG GTGTGGTGGAGGAGTGCGCACGGAGCAGCACTGTTGACTACTTCTGGTACAGAGAGACCCTGAACACCTCAACAGCCATCGATGAGTCTGGGGGCCTGCAGTGGTGGATTGTGCTGTCCCTGGTAGCTGCCTGGAGTCTGCTCTATGTCTGCTGCATCCGGGGGATCGAGACCAGCGGAAAG GCTGTGTACGTCACATCCACTCTGCCATATTTGGTCCTCACCATCTTCCTCGTCAGAGGGCTGACTCTGAAAGGTTCTTTCGAGGGGATCAAGTTCCTCTTCACGCCAGAC GTGAATGAGTTAATGAATCCATCAACCTGGCTGGATGCAGGGGCCCAGGTTTTCTATTCCTTCTCTTTGGCTTTTGGAGGTCTCATCTCTTTCTCCAGTTACAACTCTGTTCA CAACAACTGCGAGCAGGACGCTGTTCTCATCTCCCTCATCAATGGCTGCACCTCGGTGTACGCGGCAACGGTTATCTATTCCATCATCGGCTTCAGAGCCATGCAAAACTTCGATGACTGCATTGCAGA CAACGTCTTGCAGCTGTTGAACACCTTCAACTATCCTGAAGACAGCATCACAGGCAGCAACTACTATGAGGCCCTGACACACCTCAACCAAACACAGCCACTTGTCATCCAAGGATTGCATTTAGAGACCTGTGACATGCAGGTTTTTCTCAGTCAG GGTGTAGAGGGAACTGGATTGGCCTTCATCGTATTCACAGAGGCCATCATCAAGATGCCTTTTTCCCCTCTCTGGGCGGTTCTCTTCTTCGTCATGCTCTTCTGCCTCGGCCTCTCGACTATGTTCGGCAACATTGAGGGAGTGGTGGTCCCTCTGCAGGACCTCGGAGTGTTGCCTCGATCATGGCCCAAAGAAGTCTTCTGCG gtCTGACTTGCTTAGGTTCTTTACTTCTTGGGCTTATATTTGCTCAGCGCTCTGGAAACTACTGGCTAGCCCTTTTTGACAGCTTTGCAGGCTCTATCCCCCTTCTGGTCATTGGGCTCTGTGAAATGATCTCTGTTGTCTACATCTACGGCATAGATAG GTTTAACAAGGACATTGAGTTTATGATTGGCCACAAGCCCAACATTTTCTGGCAGGTGACATGGAGATTCGTAAGCCCACTCATTATGGTCGTCATCTTGGTGTTTTACGTTGTTACCCAAGTCACCCAGAGTCCCACCTACTTGGTCTGGGACGAGACGGCG GAGAATTTCCCAACCCTGGAGGCTCGTTCATTCCCATCCTGGATCtatatcatcatcttcattctGGCTGGAATCCCCTGTTTAAGCATCCCTGGATTTGCCCTCTACAAATTCATTCAGAGGAAATGCTGCAAGCAAAATGACTACAGTGAGAAGACAGTGGACAGCATCTCCGCAACTGTAGCAATGAGCGAGAAAATTAAGTATTAA